The following coding sequences lie in one Megalodesulfovibrio gigas DSM 1382 = ATCC 19364 genomic window:
- the priA gene encoding replication restart helicase PriA, producing MNAQRAALLSPPFLAYHYRIPDTPPAAGFLPGMRVAVPLGNTVRAAVLLPQDAGWDTAAGTALTPPEGIALKPVAWPLERVPLFSAAHLDVLRQLALRQGMLLGQVLASVLPAGLKVADIRYRLQGIPKLRSLRIRDVAAADAALRQTLSRAWEAGAMQPEAAFRETQFCWLSQDPPWPVRPAAVNQLKILEYLWEHGPVPVPVLLAALGDGVRESLRRLVDVGLVRQGLVPPGQQEEEMDPACVLAGAPPPPTLNEEQAAALASLSEALHRWQGETRLLYGVTGSGKTTVYLALARECLRAGRSVVLLAPEIALACNLRSAAAQAFPEAELIFHHGSQTPARREAQFRKLAGRGEGDAPVIVVGARSALFLPLHDLGLIVLDEEHDASFKQEERLPYQAKELGYVMARRFGALLLLGSATPDIKSFHAAQTGALPMAGLTRRHGGAQLPAIEFVDIKGLSSFDQLLAPQTMAMVEETVRRGEQAIILLNRRGYAPAMYCQDCGHVLRCPQCQIGLTYHKGRERMLCHYCGEGVPWPCLCPQCGGISFLPLGEGTQRMEEVLTRHLGRDTTVLRLDRDAARRPGRLEEILSAFARKEAQVLVGTQMLSKGHDFPDVTQVVVADADMGLNLPDFRAAERTFQLLMQVSGRAGRGDKPGRVAIQTRDASHYCFEHLKTHDYQGFFEEELARRKKWRYPPFVKLGLVRVSFPAEWEGHAAALAALAGRSREAGREHGVQVMGPAPAPLPMLQGRKRFHLLFKGEDWSRLRAVFAALKPLQDDTLRLTLDLDPLDMM from the coding sequence AGCCGGTGGCCTGGCCCCTGGAACGCGTCCCCCTGTTTTCTGCGGCGCATCTGGATGTGCTGCGCCAACTGGCCCTGCGCCAGGGCATGCTGCTGGGGCAGGTGCTGGCCAGTGTGCTGCCGGCCGGGCTCAAGGTGGCGGACATCCGCTATCGTCTGCAAGGCATCCCGAAACTGCGCAGCCTCCGCATCCGGGACGTGGCCGCGGCCGATGCCGCCCTGCGCCAGACCCTGTCCAGGGCCTGGGAGGCCGGGGCCATGCAGCCCGAGGCCGCCTTCCGCGAAACGCAGTTCTGCTGGCTCTCCCAGGATCCGCCCTGGCCGGTGCGGCCGGCGGCAGTCAATCAGCTCAAAATTCTTGAATACCTCTGGGAGCACGGCCCGGTTCCTGTGCCGGTGCTGCTGGCCGCCCTGGGCGACGGCGTGCGCGAGAGCCTGCGCCGGCTGGTGGATGTGGGGCTGGTGCGACAGGGGCTGGTGCCGCCCGGCCAGCAGGAGGAGGAGATGGATCCCGCCTGCGTGCTGGCCGGTGCGCCGCCGCCGCCGACCCTGAACGAGGAGCAGGCCGCGGCCCTGGCTTCCCTTTCGGAAGCCCTGCACCGTTGGCAGGGCGAGACGCGGCTGCTGTATGGCGTCACCGGCAGCGGCAAGACCACGGTGTATCTGGCCCTGGCCCGGGAGTGCCTGCGGGCCGGGCGGTCCGTGGTGCTGCTGGCGCCGGAAATCGCCCTGGCCTGCAACCTGCGCAGCGCCGCGGCCCAGGCCTTTCCCGAGGCGGAACTCATCTTCCACCACGGGTCCCAGACCCCGGCCCGCCGCGAGGCGCAGTTCCGCAAGCTGGCCGGCAGAGGGGAGGGCGACGCGCCGGTGATCGTGGTGGGCGCGCGCTCGGCCCTGTTTCTGCCCCTGCACGACCTGGGGCTGATTGTCCTGGATGAAGAGCACGACGCCTCCTTCAAGCAGGAGGAGCGCCTGCCGTATCAGGCCAAGGAACTGGGCTATGTCATGGCCCGGCGCTTTGGCGCGCTGCTGTTGCTGGGCTCGGCCACGCCGGACATCAAGTCCTTCCACGCCGCGCAAACCGGGGCGTTGCCCATGGCCGGCCTCACCCGGCGGCATGGCGGGGCGCAGCTGCCGGCCATCGAATTTGTGGACATCAAGGGCCTGTCGTCCTTCGATCAGCTCCTGGCCCCCCAGACCATGGCCATGGTGGAGGAGACTGTCCGCCGCGGCGAGCAGGCCATCATCCTGCTTAACCGGCGCGGGTACGCCCCGGCCATGTACTGCCAGGACTGCGGCCACGTGCTGCGCTGCCCGCAGTGTCAGATCGGCCTCACCTACCACAAGGGCCGCGAGCGCATGCTGTGCCACTATTGCGGCGAGGGCGTGCCCTGGCCCTGCCTGTGTCCGCAGTGCGGCGGCATCTCGTTTCTGCCCCTGGGCGAAGGCACCCAGCGCATGGAGGAGGTTCTGACCCGGCACCTGGGGCGCGATACCACGGTGCTGCGTCTGGATCGCGACGCCGCCCGCCGCCCCGGCCGGCTGGAAGAGATCCTGTCCGCCTTTGCCCGCAAGGAAGCCCAGGTGCTGGTGGGGACGCAGATGCTTTCCAAGGGGCACGACTTCCCCGACGTGACCCAGGTGGTGGTGGCCGATGCGGACATGGGCCTGAACCTGCCGGATTTTCGCGCCGCGGAACGCACGTTTCAGCTGCTGATGCAGGTCTCGGGCCGGGCCGGCCGGGGCGACAAGCCCGGCCGTGTGGCCATCCAGACGCGGGATGCCTCGCACTACTGTTTCGAGCATCTCAAGACGCACGACTACCAGGGGTTCTTCGAGGAGGAACTCGCCCGGCGCAAGAAGTGGCGCTATCCGCCCTTTGTCAAGCTGGGGCTGGTGCGGGTCAGCTTTCCCGCGGAATGGGAGGGCCACGCCGCCGCCCTGGCCGCCCTGGCCGGCCGTTCCCGCGAGGCCGGCCGCGAGCACGGCGTCCAGGTCATGGGCCCTGCGCCTGCGCCCCTGCCCATGCTTCAGGGCCGCAAACGTTTTCATCTGCTGTTCAAGGGCGAGGACTGGAGCCGCCTGCGCGCCGTGTTCGCCGCCCTCAAACCCCTGCAGGACGACACCCTGCGCCTGACCCTGGATCTCGACCCCCTGGACATGATGTGA